From the genome of Salvia splendens isolate huo1 chromosome 7, SspV2, whole genome shotgun sequence:
attaattataataagttACGTTGTATGAACGCctcaaaaaattaattatattgtaTAATGATTGGTATTTCACGCATTCAATATattcatgtttttatttttttagctaATATGTTTTATTGTTTGTGTATGAAAAATAGCTCAACCATAGAAGTGATGGGCAGAGTCGACCACGATATTATAATTAAGTAGTgtttgtaaaataaaaataacataaaaaaacagATAAAAAGAACAACAAAAACACTAACATAACAAAAACTCAACTGGTGTTCACATAGCAAACAATACAGACTCAGAAAATCGAGATATGATGGTAGCAagcaacactacataaaattagCTGATTACCAGCGCATTTTACCAACAGATAAAAGTCTGTCACTATTATTGGCGGATTAGTAATGGAACATCCGTTGGAGATAATAATATCGGAATTAGTAGCAGATTTCATTATATTGTGGCAGCAACATAGCGTGTCATAATTAGTGGTGGCGGATTTAGTAACAGAAGTACCCACTACACTACTACTCCTATTAGCAAAAGACACATTcacttttattaattgtttctttatttttaaaaaatcaaaattataaaattaaataatttagcaATAGATTCTTGTCTGCTAGTAGttgaaaacaaaaagaaaatagtactccctccgtcccctaataggagtcgttgtttgaccgggcacgagttttaagaaatgaagagacaagttggttgaaaaagttagtggaatgtgagactcacttttttatattggttttataataaaatgtgagtggagtgagttagtggaatgtggggcctactaccatttacggtaaaaatgaagagtgactcttaatgggggacgaccAAAAATgtaaattagcgactcttattcggggacggagggagtataaaatacaaCCTGactaaattttgtgattttagCTGCAGGTGATCGTTCAAACTAGACCTTGCTCTCACGTTTACCCGTTTGAGCTTGAGCAACACAACAAAAATTTCGACTAAAACATTGATGTTTTATAGAATGCCCTATTTTACAGGATTGATTCTAGAGTGTAAAGCTTCCGTATGAATGTTGGCCAAATAAATCTCAATATCAAATTCAATATTACTAGTTCAATTTAAAATATTGGCAACCGATTATTATATCTCTTTATGAGTACGTATTCTTGTTAACAATTTATTCCAAATAACAATACTTCTTTTAAGGGGAATCTTAACTTCATGCGTTACTTAAGGGCAAAGTCAAATCCATTGCGTGGTATAAGAGCGTCTTGCACTTTGGGgaagtttttatattttaaaaatatactgtATTTTCATCCAATCATAACATCACCATAACCGTAAGTATATTAGAAAAATATGCATGATCTATACTCCAACTTCTATATTTAAGATAACCCGATTTTGTCATAATCAATATAGAATTGCACCGATTTTGTCATAATCAATATGGAATTGCACCGATATTGTCATAATAATGATACGAATATAGTAATTTCTTTGATAAATAGTAAAATATTGAGCAAAGGGTGCACTTCAATTTCCAACGTGTGACCGTTATACCTTGAGCAGAACCAGTTTACAACTCCACCCCCATCTTTCCGAGAATTACGACTAATGCCACTACCGCTTAAATAGCACTTTCTAAATGGGCCCCTCATTTTGTCACAGCGTATAAAACTAAACCTCAATCTGTCTCTTCTACACTACGCGCCGGACTACATTCAGCGGAGCGGCAGACGAATTCGGTGGCGTCGTCTTTGCCGTGATGCGTGGCAGCTGCTGGCGGTGCAAATGTCTCGATTGCCTCGGGAACCATGCTAttgctcttcttcttcttctcctcctcctcctctcttgATCCTCTACCTTCCTATTTTCTCGTCAGATCGTTACGACATCGACTTATAGAACCCTAAACCGGACACCGGAATTTCTCCTCTCAATTCGTTCTGTGCAGGTCTGTATTCGATTCCTCGCTGACCTACATTGGCGATCGTGACTGCTTGTTTATTCTGTTTTGTGGTTTTGATTGTGATGGTTGATTCGATTTTTTGTTTGATTCGTTTTTTTGGCTTGCTGATTTGTAGCTTTAATTTATTGTGCATGTCAATTTGAAGGTTTCGAAAATGGTGGCGGCGGAGGGAGTGGCCAAGCTTCTGTACATAGTGGTACTGGAGGATGACGCGGGAACGGCGGAGGGAGAGAAGAGTGGTCCGCCGTCATTCCGCTACACGCGTTCGGTTCTCCAAACCACTTTGCAGCTGATGGGTTGTAAGGCTCGTCATGCCTTTAAGGTATTgccataaataatttttatgtttGGAATGCTTTTAATTTTCGATTTTTCTCATAATTGAGGGAAATTGTCGTTTTGCTTACATGCATTCCCGTCAAGATTCAGACTACTTTAGTTTGTTGTGATTTGGAATATTAAACTTTAAACCGAGCAATTGCCCCATTTCCGATTTTATTCTTTCGATGTCCTTGATCTGCTATGCCTTGCTAGTCCTTTAGGGAAGACATCAGCTCTTGCCTCTTGAGGCGGCTGCTGGTCTTTGGTTTTAGTGTGTGGTGGGGGAGGTTATTCCGAATTTTTTACTCCCTCGTTGCCTAGGCCTCCGCAAAGCGCATGAAACTACTTTTTTGGCCTCTTTGTAATTTACTTTGATAATACTCTATATTTATGAGAAAACTATGTACGGACACCAGTGTAGTTAGGGTCGAGGGTCGCACCGGATCGATGAtgtgaaaattcgggtcgcggccgactgggtcgagagacccactattctaggctaatttttttgccttttaatattaaatcaaataaatatattactctaATGTTTACAATATATCAAATAAAGTTTCAATACATATAGCCTATAGGTAGATAAAGTGGTACAAGCTGCTTGTAGAGGCCGAATTAGAATTAAAATCTGCACACAAAATTCAAAAAGAAGATGAAAGTTAGAACAATACCTTGATTAAACAAAGGAAGGAATAGATGAAGGGTGGCTCTGTATATTTGTTTAGGAATGAAGAGGATGAATTTAGGGTTTGAAAAGCTTGATGTGgttcatgcatatatatagataattgagattgagaaacaAAGGAGAATGTAGAAAAAACGTGTGCtgagatttttgaaaatcagaataaaagtgtgAGAGATCTGAGGAACAGAGGAGAAAAAACGTGTGCTGAGATTAGAGAAAATCAGAACAAAAGTGTGaaagatttgagaaaatcagcAGACTTTTAGGTAAGTTTTACTTTTATACTTatgtttattttagtaaaaacaAATCAGCATTACAAAGGAAGAGATTCAGAGAATAAAGGTTTAGGAATTACCTGAAtctcgacccgggcgaccccgtacctcgatcaacccacccatgttggggcggtgacggtctcgacccgggcgacccgagcgacccgagcgccattttgacaacactgatGGACACTATCTTAACTCAGGACACACTCTCCACATATCAAATTAcctaataatactattaaaaccAGTCTCTCATCAATGTTGCACTCTTGGTAGACGAGGGAGTATTTGACTTGGGattcattattttttgtatttcgTAATATATACGATCTACTGAAAAGACATTTATGAAAACAATGAAATAGGTGACTGTATTGACTATTGAGTGTATGTATTCCCATGCTGATCTGTAATTATGTTTGATCTTTGACCCTTTTCAACTGAATTGATAATATTTATAGAACTAGAGGAGCTGTGTAGTTTTTCCTCAATTGATTTGATCTGTGCTTGACAAGTTAAAATGCATATATGTGCTGAATTTCTGCTACATGTATGCGACCTTGTGCATTGCTAATTAAATGTATCTTCTGGTCACCATGCCATGTTCGTTGGTGGTACATTTTAGCTATATAGCTAATGGAATGCATCATGTTCTCTGCAACATTACTCATAATACTGAATTTCCTGTTTGTTAAGATTAGCCAAAGGGTACTTGAAATGCTCAGAAGTGAGACATTTGTGGACAAATTGGCTCCTGAATGTATAGAAGTGTCACCAGCACGGGGTGTCAAAGTACATCCTCATGGTGATTCTGAATTTTGTGTCCATGCATGCTCGGACAAAGGAGATGATCATACAATGATACCGGAGGAAGATAAAAGCAAAAGCAACAACAAGCCATTCGAGTTATACAAAAGACGCACAACAATTGTTGTCAGAAGGAAAGTATTTCTGGATGTTGTTTGTGAAGCTCTAACAGAATACAAGTATATGGGGCCAAACCAGAGGGCTGATCTAGTTTTAGCTTGCAGGTAATGTATTTGATGTTTGACTAAAGCCATTTCTCCATGAGCAAAAATGAAATCCAAACAAGAGGACTGATGGTTAATGATGATGCATCTTTCTTGTTCTACAGTTGTATGTTAAATTGCTCTTTTTCCATTCATTTTGTCCTATGTTGATATAACATCTTGTATTGCATCTTCAAATAATGGTTGATGGGGGTTCCTTGTGGTAGAACGAACTATCATTTGGGAATTGAGAGTAACAATATCGAATGTAGAGTCCCTTAAATCTAATTTCTCCGAAGTAGTAAAGTTTCCTTCGTTGAAATAAATTGTGTGCGTgtcttttttcattttggtctcAAGGACATTTTTTGAATGaatcttatttcattttattcttataatgTCTTTCCCCTTTCAGAATCAGAGAGAGAAAGGAATCTGTGACTGTATTACTCTGTGGCACAAGCGGCTGCGGAAAATCTACATTATCTGCCTTGCTGGTTGGTTTTCCATTCCAGTTTCCTATGCGTGTATTTACTTTCTATAATCCATAGTAGTCTATTCATGATTTCGTTTTCATGATGGTGCCTGGATAGTTTGCTTTGTCTCCATGTGGCTCAGTCTATTGTTTGTACAGATATTTGCTTATTATACCAACTTGAGTTCCCAAATTTCATGTTGAAATAGATATTTGATGATGGTTACTTTGTAAAGAAAACTCTTACTACTGTTTTGACTAGCACTTACGTATCTTGGTTGATTTAATCTTTATTGTGCTGCCTAAATTTTATTCCTCCGAATGATACCTTGGTATATTGTCTTCGAGTTATACTCAGAGAGTGGTTGGTCCTAATTTTTTTCACATTATCACTGTAGGGAAGCAGGCTGGGTATCACAACTGTTTTATCTACGGACTCAATTCGGCATATGATGAGAAGTTTTGTTGATGAAGAACAAAACCCTTTGCTCTGGACTTCAACTTACCTTGCTGGTGAATATTTAGATCCAGTTGCAGTTGCAGAGGCTAAGGCCAAAAAGAAAGCAAAAAAGACAGCTGGTATTTCTACTGCCTCACTGATAAAGGATGAAGTTCCCAGTAATTCTTCAACTGGAAAATCTGATGGAAGTACAACCACTTGCGATTTGATTAGTCCAAAGCGGATGGCAATCGAAGGTTTCAAAGCACAAAGTGAGATGGTTATTGATAGCCTTGACCGGTTGATAACTGCTTGGGAAGAAAGAAAAGAATCTGTTGTGGTTGAAGGGGTTCACCTGAGTCTCAATTTTGTGGTAATTATTCATATTGCTGGATGttgattttatgtttttttgttaAACTGCAATTTGCCTTTGACCTCGAGAATACTGGTTTGATTACAGTGGATGATAATTTAATTGTCATGCAGATGGGGCTCATGAAGAAACATCCTTCTGTTATACCATTCATGATTTACATTGCAAATGAAGAGAAGCACTTGGAAAGGTTTGCTGTCCGTGCTAAATACATGACTTTAGACCCTGCTAGAAACAAGTATGTTAAATATATCCGGAACATAAGAACAATCCAGGAATACCTCTGCAACCGAGCAGATAAGCACTTGGTCCCAAAGATAAACAACACTAATGTTGATAAAAGTGTGGCATCCATTCACGCAACGGTCTTCAGCTGCTTGAGAAGGCGTGAGGCAGGTGAGCATCTTTACGATCCGATCACAAACAAAGTTGTCGTTATCGACGAGGAGTACAGAAATCAGTGTGCTGCCAATTCATTGAGCTCCAAGGGAATGTTTCAGTTGATCCAGAGGCAAGGTTCCACACGACAGTTGATGGCACTTCTGAATGATGATGGCTCTGTGGCCAAGGCATGGCCAGTTGACATCCCAGTTAATAATGGCATGAAGATTGCAAGCTATCCTGCATGGAATGGAATCGGAACGCCTATGTATGGACCCTTGCAGATTGGTAAATCAGAGCCTGTCAACCTTCAGTTTGGTCACTTTGGTATTAGTGCTTGGCCTGGTGATACTGGGGGCACAAGCCATGCCAGCAGTGTGGATGAGTCCAAGGGTGAGCTCACCGACACTGGTAGCAGATACTTGTCGTCTTGCTGCAGCTCACCAAGAAATTCTGATGGCCCTGCATTGCCAAAGAGGTACTTGTCGTCTTGCTGCAGATACTTGTCGTCTTGCCAAAGAGGTACTTCAGCCTCAGCTTTTGGTTTATATTGGCTAATACTAGACTGCATTTTTCGTTTTTGTGACTGTCCTTTGTTTCTTGTGCAGCTCATGGAAGAACTCTCCGTGCATGGTAGTGATGAAGAGGTCGATGAGCCACCTGAAGTTGACAGTGATGAGGATCTTAGTGATGGAGAGAAGCAACCCCACGAAGAGGTAAAGATGTGTTATTTGTTTTGATTAGTCAGTTGTAAGAATATGCCTATTTCTGTCAAAGAATCGCACGCGCTAATAACTTGGTTATCTGTGCTATCTAGACTACCTGTAACTTGACTGTATCTGATGTACCTATTCCAGTTGGAAGGCTCTGTGGACGAAGGATCCACCAAGTCAGATGAGGAGTATGACGACCTTGCGATGCAAGAAAATGGCTATATGTCCGATGATGATGAAGAGCTGAACAATAAAATGAAGTCCAATGATATTTCGAAAGAGGAAACACATGAAACACAAAAGACGGACGTTTTTGAGAGAGCCAAAAGTGAGCCTTTGTCGGATTCAGTGATGCGTGCTTTGCTGccttttagagagagaaaagctGCTAGCGTGAGATTAAGAAAGCGTGCTCAGAGCATAAATCGTTGATAGTTGGTGTCTTTCAGTTCTTTGTTAATCTTCCAGACTCTTCAGAAACTACTACTAATGTTGgcatctgtttttttttttaatattcttttACTAGTCTGTTTCTTCTGCTATCTTACAACTGACTTGAATTTTCGATGCAATTGAGATTTGAGAAGACACACATAGTGTAATCTCTTCTTCAATATAAATTGGAGTATATCTGTGAAGAAATTCAGAGGTTGATGTATATAATCCCTCTATTTTGATGGTTTTAGATCATGTAATTGAAGATTCTAAAACGCTTGCTTTTTCACCATTGAAAAAGTTTGACAACAACTATGAACTTTATGTGTATAgagaaatttatgaaaaaaaaatctgtaATAACGACTTTATCATGCTGATTATCCCtaatattaaaatgaattaacatCAGTActtaatagtataaaaaatactccctatATGTGGAAAAACTAAAGTATTAGCGGAATAATTACAGAATGAATATCAACCCTTGATGTTAAGAAATTGACAATTAAGCACAGTGTGTTATTATTGTCGTAACAATTTTTACAAGCCTGACAGCAACGTCAGGTTCAATAGACTGAAACTGAATTTGAGAGACAGTCCACTTTTTTATTTAGTGTTCCAGTTGAAATTACTAAATGCACTTTGATTTTACAACAATTTTAGACTAACACACACTTAGCCGGAATGTCTTGTGCCTTTCAAACATACCAAGGTTTTTGATTGATTATATAAAGCCAATAACAAGTCGGAGTTTTTATGCTCTTG
Proteins encoded in this window:
- the LOC121742222 gene encoding P-loop NTPase domain-containing protein LPA1 homolog 1-like isoform X1; translated protein: MVAAEGVAKLLYIVVLEDDAGTAEGEKSGPPSFRYTRSVLQTTLQLMGCKARHAFKISQRVLEMLRSETFVDKLAPECIEVSPARGVKVHPHGDSEFCVHACSDKGDDHTMIPEEDKSKSNNKPFELYKRRTTIVVRRKVFLDVVCEALTEYKYMGPNQRADLVLACRIRERKESVTVLLCGTSGCGKSTLSALLGSRLGITTVLSTDSIRHMMRSFVDEEQNPLLWTSTYLAGEYLDPVAVAEAKAKKKAKKTAGISTASLIKDEVPSNSSTGKSDGSTTTCDLISPKRMAIEGFKAQSEMVIDSLDRLITAWEERKESVVVEGVHLSLNFVMGLMKKHPSVIPFMIYIANEEKHLERFAVRAKYMTLDPARNKYVKYIRNIRTIQEYLCNRADKHLVPKINNTNVDKSVASIHATVFSCLRRREAGEHLYDPITNKVVVIDEEYRNQCAANSLSSKGMFQLIQRQGSTRQLMALLNDDGSVAKAWPVDIPVNNGMKIASYPAWNGIGTPMYGPLQIGKSEPVNLQFGHFGISAWPGDTGGTSHASSVDESKGELTDTGSRYLSSCCSSPRNSDGPALPKSSWKNSPCMVVMKRSMSHLKLTVMRILVMERSNPTKSWKALWTKDPPSQMRSMTTLRCKKMAICPMMMKS
- the LOC121742222 gene encoding P-loop NTPase domain-containing protein LPA1 homolog 1-like isoform X2, producing MVAAEGVAKLLYIVVLEDDAGTAEGEKSGPPSFRYTRSVLQTTLQLMGCKARHAFKISQRVLEMLRSETFVDKLAPECIEVSPARGVKVHPHGDSEFCVHACSDKGDDHTMIPEEDKSKSNNKPFELYKRRTTIVVRRKVFLDVVCEALTEYKYMGPNQRADLVLACRIRERKESVTVLLCGTSGCGKSTLSALLGSRLGITTVLSTDSIRHMMRSFVDEEQNPLLWTSTYLAGEYLDPVAVAEAKAKKKAKKTAGISTASLIKDEVPSNSSTGKSDGSTTTCDLISPKRMAIEGFKAQSEMVIDSLDRLITAWEERKESVVVEGVHLSLNFVMGLMKKHPSVIPFMIYIANEEKHLERFAVRAKYMTLDPARNKYVKYIRNIRTIQEYLCNRADKHLVPKINNTNVDKSVASIHATVFSCLRRREAGEHLYDPITNKVVVIDEEYRNQCAANSLSSKGMFQLIQRQGSTRQLMALLNDDGSVAKAWPVDIPVNNGMKIASYPAWNGIGTPMYGPLQIGKSEPVNLQFGHFGISAWPGDTGGTSHASSVDESKGELTDTGSRYLSSCCSSPRNSDGPALPKREELSVHGSDEEVDEPPEVDSDEDLSDGEKQPHEELEGSVDEGSTKSDEEYDDLAMQENGYMSDDDEELNNKMKSNDISKEETHETQKTDVFERAKSEPLSDSVMRALLPFRERKAASVRLRKRAQSINR